Proteins from a single region of Anthonomus grandis grandis chromosome 18, icAntGran1.3, whole genome shotgun sequence:
- the LOC126747060 gene encoding histone-lysine N-methyltransferase SETMAR-like, which translates to MLSETHKENRVKCAREFLQQCAENTEEFLDSIVTGDKTLCHYVTPETKQQSKQWRHSDSPRPKKFKQTLSAGKVMATVFWDRKGVLLVDFMPTGTTINSEKYCKTLKKLRRAIQNRRRGRLTKGVRLHHDNARPHVSRNTKALIEQFGWEIVEQAAYSPDLAPSDFHLFPKLKQHLGGQRFATDEEVQNAVTTYLNGLAAEVLEAGFQKWISRQQKCVEKFGDYVEK; encoded by the coding sequence ATGCTCTCAGAAACCCACAAAGAGAACCGCGTCAAGTGTGCTCGGGAGTTTCTTCAGCAATGTGCCGAGAATACCGAAGAATTTTTGGACTCTATTGTAACGGGAGATAAAACGTTGTGCCATTACGTCACGCCGGAAACCAAACAACAGTCCAAACAATGGCGCCATTCCGATTCGCCCAGACCGAAGAAATTCAAGCAGACGCTCTCCGCAGGAAAAGTGATGGCTACGGTTTTTTGGGACCGTAAAGGCGTCCTTCTCGTGGATTTCATGCCTACTGGGACCACCATAAATTCGGAAAAATACTGCAAGACACTAAAGAAACTCAGAAGAGCCATCCAAAATCGCCGGAGAGGAAGACTCACGAAGGGCGTTAGGCTCCATCACGACAATGCGCGCCCACACGTCTCTCGCAACACCAAAGCCTTAATCGAACAATTTGGATGGGAAATCGTGGAGCAAGCTGCCTATAGCCCTGATCTTGCACCGAGCGATTTCCACTTGTTCCCGAAATTGAAGCAACACCTGGGTGGACAACGCTTCGCTACGGACGAAGAGGTCCAGAATGCAGTCACCACGTACCTCAACGGGTTGGCGGCGGAGGTTTTAGAGGCAGGTTTTCAAAAGTGGATTTCTCGACAGCAAAAATGTGTAGAAAAATTTGGCGACTATGTAGAAAAGTAG